A window from Methylocystis sp. MJC1 encodes these proteins:
- a CDS encoding DUF4142 domain-containing protein — protein sequence MKKLTFLQIAAAASLWLTASVPAQAASLDDAQILGIYIQVNSFDIESALLARAQGASAALRKLAAHVAADHIGVRKAAYDLARKCGVTPATPAKRVSAASDHAAAMQRLAALQGAEFDNAYLRHEEAFHAGAIDAAKKLLEPAASCAELRAHLQEILPAFEGHLSQTRAMAREFGAR from the coding sequence ATGAAAAAACTGACATTCCTGCAAATCGCCGCGGCGGCGAGCCTGTGGCTAACCGCCAGCGTCCCCGCCCAAGCGGCGAGCCTCGATGACGCGCAGATTTTAGGGATTTACATTCAGGTCAACAGCTTCGACATCGAGTCCGCGCTGCTCGCGCGCGCTCAGGGGGCGTCGGCCGCTCTGCGCAAGCTCGCCGCTCATGTTGCGGCGGACCATATCGGCGTGCGCAAAGCCGCTTATGACCTTGCCCGGAAATGCGGGGTTACCCCCGCGACGCCAGCAAAGCGTGTTTCAGCAGCGAGCGACCATGCGGCGGCGATGCAAAGACTCGCGGCGCTGCAAGGCGCTGAATTCGACAACGCCTATTTGCGCCATGAAGAGGCGTTTCACGCAGGCGCCATCGACGCGGCAAAAAAGCTGCTCGAGCCGGCGGCGAGCTGCGCGGAGCTGCGCGCCCATCTGCAGGAAATTTTGCCGGCCTTCGAGGGGCATCTGTCGCAAACGCGCGCGATGGCGCGTGAATTTGGCGCCCGCTAG
- a CDS encoding disulfide bond formation protein B, which translates to MKPDRRQALAAVIFAASVATIGGAWLYESLGYLPCELCYKERIPYYAAFALAPLAGLAARAGRAGLARGAFLLLALLFAGDAALSVYHSGVEWKIFAGPSDCSGAVNQAGSMADFMKQLQTVKVVRCDEPSLYVLGLTLANWNVLITAALAGAAASTAWAKRTPAIRV; encoded by the coding sequence ATGAAACCCGATAGAAGACAGGCTCTGGCCGCGGTCATTTTCGCCGCTTCCGTCGCGACCATCGGCGGCGCGTGGCTTTACGAGTCTCTCGGCTATCTGCCCTGCGAGCTCTGCTACAAGGAGCGCATTCCCTATTACGCGGCCTTTGCGCTGGCGCCGCTGGCGGGCTTGGCCGCGCGGGCGGGCAGGGCGGGGCTTGCGCGCGGCGCCTTTCTGCTGCTCGCCTTGCTCTTCGCCGGCGACGCGGCGCTTTCCGTTTATCACTCCGGCGTCGAGTGGAAGATTTTTGCCGGGCCCTCGGACTGCTCCGGCGCGGTCAACCAGGCGGGCTCCATGGCGGATTTCATGAAGCAGCTTCAGACCGTGAAGGTCGTGCGCTGCGACGAGCCCTCGCTCTATGTGCTCGGCCTGACGCTGGCGAATTGGAATGTGTTGATTACGGCGGCGCTGGCGGGAGCGGCGGCCTCCACCGCTTGGGCGAAGCGCACTCCCGCGATCAGGGTGTGA
- a CDS encoding YqaA family protein gives MKKLYDWTMSLAASKHAPFALGAIAFAESSFFPVPPDVILVPMTLAEPKKAWYFALLCTIASVAGGALGYAFGALFYDTIGLWLINLYGYAEKMESLRAFYAQWGAIFILVKGLTPIPYKLVTIVSGLLAYNFPLFIALSFITRGARFFILAAAINHFGDAIRLKLESHFGLFVGVMAAIVVGGFALAAKMF, from the coding sequence ATGAAAAAGCTTTATGACTGGACAATGTCGCTCGCCGCCAGCAAGCACGCGCCCTTTGCGCTGGGGGCGATCGCCTTTGCGGAAAGTTCTTTTTTCCCGGTGCCGCCGGATGTGATCCTCGTGCCGATGACGCTCGCCGAGCCCAAAAAGGCCTGGTATTTCGCTCTGCTTTGCACCATCGCCTCGGTCGCGGGCGGGGCGCTCGGCTACGCTTTCGGCGCGCTCTTCTACGACACCATCGGCCTGTGGCTCATCAATCTCTACGGCTACGCCGAGAAGATGGAGAGCCTGCGCGCCTTCTATGCCCAGTGGGGGGCCATTTTCATTCTGGTGAAGGGCCTGACGCCCATTCCCTACAAGCTCGTGACGATCGTCTCGGGCCTCCTCGCCTATAATTTCCCGCTCTTCATCGCGCTCTCGTTCATCACCCGCGGCGCGCGCTTCTTCATTCTGGCGGCGGCGATCAACCACTTCGGCGACGCCATCCGCCTGAAGCTCGAGAGCCACTTCGGACTTTTCGTCGGCGTGATGGCGGCGATCGTCGTCGGCGGCTTCGCCCTCGCGGCGAAGATGTTCTGA
- a CDS encoding putative quinol monooxygenase produces MIVMVTGILRFPPQNMADVLPHLRNLVEATRRLDGCITYDAAEDIFEPGLIRFSEKWPDAESLARHLQAPHIAPWRAVCRDQGLTERAFTAFEARNPREV; encoded by the coding sequence ATGATTGTAATGGTCACGGGTATCCTGCGATTTCCGCCGCAGAACATGGCCGACGTCTTGCCGCATTTGCGCAACCTTGTTGAGGCGACGCGGCGGCTCGATGGCTGCATCACCTATGACGCCGCGGAAGACATCTTCGAGCCGGGCCTGATCCGATTCTCGGAAAAATGGCCCGACGCGGAGTCGCTGGCGCGCCATCTGCAAGCGCCACACATCGCCCCCTGGCGCGCTGTCTGCCGCGACCAGGGCCTGACCGAGCGGGCCTTCACGGCTTTTGAGGCAAGAAATCCTCGCGAAGTCTGA
- a CDS encoding cation-translocating P-type ATPase, protein MLLSKLDHSVDADATMGARIVHDAVPGRVRLRHASLLGRDEQRLRIEKALRRIPGVASVKTNGLTGTALIAFHPPATAESLALALDAAASETETGSSKTLPDADACHAEAVDALAARLGTQLAVGLSAKEAAARISKWGRNELRPAEPRSAVAIFAEQMTSLPIALLAISAGLSLATGGIADAVMIAAVVLVNASIATATEREADRTILGMTAEKPPPTTVIRDGVRQSIDCAALTVGDILVIERSAFVPADARLIESDDLGVNEAPLTGEAHPATKDALALLPAESLVSDRRNMVFRGTVVTGGSGAAIVTAVGARTEIGRVQELLGAVRPPETPIQRELGEVGRELVIINGVICAIVFGLGLYRGHPFVQTLRSAISLAVAAIPEGLPAVATTTLAIGVQDMRKRKVLVRKIDAVETLGAVEIIGLDKTGTLTENRMAVGAIHLDGAMLELQEGRLLRNGEETDGALWQMARRLFEVATLCSDAVAFRTGKGVTIDGTPTETALLSAGVALGLDPVDLRLSARALASAARGEGRKRMSTLHETPDGARQLCVKGDPVEVLARCARQRRSDGVVPLDEAARAAALRANERMASDALRVLGVAYCEDGGDPRDERDLVWLGLAGIANPIRASVRPALKQLHRAGVRTVMITGDQSATAFAIARNLDLNDGDELRVLEAGQIANMPPELLEALAAQPDVFARVSPVDKLNIVKALQVGGRIVAMTGDGVNDGPALRAADVGIAMGGEGADVARQVADIVLATDDMDGIVEAIKLGRATYANIRKVLRYLVSTNASETIAMLGAALVDARAPLTPMQLLWLNLATDALPALALGLEPPEAEVLDEPPHDPGAPIMGANDFRRVLREGAVIGTAALLGYYSAGGSKENARASTITFHGLTFAQLLHAIACRSETRGLTAEIGRRPNPLLYGGVGMSLLFQCAAQFLPPTRRLLRLAPLGPGDLLRIGAIALGSSLANDFLGYLVERGAARRTGRQEEESHVV, encoded by the coding sequence ATGCTCCTGTCGAAGCTTGACCACTCCGTCGATGCCGACGCGACCATGGGGGCGCGGATCGTTCACGACGCCGTGCCTGGCCGGGTTCGGCTGCGGCATGCGAGTCTCCTCGGACGAGACGAGCAAAGGTTACGGATCGAAAAGGCTCTGAGAAGGATTCCGGGCGTCGCCAGCGTCAAGACCAATGGGCTGACGGGAACGGCGCTGATCGCCTTTCATCCTCCAGCGACGGCGGAATCGCTCGCTCTCGCGCTCGACGCCGCAGCGTCGGAGACTGAAACCGGATCTTCCAAAACTCTTCCCGACGCAGACGCCTGTCACGCGGAAGCCGTCGACGCGCTTGCCGCGCGGCTCGGAACCCAGCTTGCCGTCGGGCTGAGCGCCAAGGAGGCGGCGGCGCGAATTTCAAAGTGGGGCCGCAACGAGCTGCGGCCTGCCGAGCCCCGCTCCGCAGTCGCAATTTTCGCCGAGCAAATGACCAGCCTGCCGATCGCCTTGCTCGCCATCTCGGCGGGCTTGTCGCTTGCGACCGGCGGGATCGCCGATGCGGTCATGATCGCAGCCGTTGTGCTGGTGAATGCGAGCATCGCTACGGCCACGGAGCGGGAGGCCGACCGCACGATTCTCGGCATGACCGCTGAAAAGCCCCCGCCGACGACGGTCATCCGCGACGGCGTGCGGCAGTCGATCGACTGCGCTGCGCTGACTGTCGGCGACATTCTCGTGATCGAGCGTAGCGCCTTCGTGCCGGCGGATGCGCGCCTGATCGAGAGCGACGATTTGGGCGTCAACGAGGCGCCGCTGACCGGCGAGGCGCACCCGGCCACCAAGGATGCGCTCGCGCTGCTGCCGGCGGAAAGCCTGGTTTCGGATCGCCGCAACATGGTTTTTCGCGGCACTGTGGTGACGGGCGGCTCCGGCGCGGCGATCGTCACCGCCGTGGGCGCGCGCACGGAAATCGGCCGGGTGCAGGAGCTGCTCGGCGCCGTGCGGCCGCCGGAGACGCCGATCCAGCGCGAGCTCGGCGAAGTCGGACGCGAGCTGGTGATCATCAATGGCGTTATCTGCGCGATTGTTTTCGGGCTCGGACTGTACCGCGGCCATCCCTTCGTGCAGACTCTGCGCAGCGCGATCTCACTCGCCGTCGCCGCTATTCCCGAGGGGCTTCCCGCCGTCGCCACGACAACTCTAGCGATCGGCGTGCAGGACATGCGCAAGCGCAAGGTGCTGGTGCGCAAGATCGACGCGGTGGAAACGCTTGGCGCAGTCGAGATCATCGGACTCGATAAGACGGGAACGCTCACCGAAAACCGCATGGCCGTGGGCGCAATCCACCTCGACGGCGCAATGCTCGAATTGCAGGAAGGCCGGCTGCTTCGGAACGGAGAAGAGACCGACGGCGCTCTATGGCAGATGGCGCGTCGGCTCTTCGAGGTGGCGACGCTCTGCAGCGACGCGGTCGCATTTCGGACCGGCAAAGGCGTGACGATCGACGGCACGCCGACCGAGACCGCCTTGCTGAGTGCCGGCGTCGCGCTCGGCCTCGATCCGGTCGATTTGCGGCTTTCAGCGCGCGCCTTGGCGAGCGCCGCGCGCGGCGAGGGCCGCAAGCGCATGAGCACGCTGCATGAGACGCCGGACGGCGCGCGTCAGCTCTGCGTGAAGGGCGACCCCGTAGAAGTTCTGGCGCGCTGCGCAAGACAGCGCAGGAGCGACGGCGTCGTCCCATTGGACGAGGCGGCGCGCGCCGCGGCTCTGAGGGCCAATGAGCGTATGGCGAGCGATGCGCTGCGCGTCCTTGGCGTCGCTTATTGTGAGGACGGCGGCGACCCGCGCGACGAGCGTGATCTCGTCTGGCTCGGCCTTGCCGGCATTGCGAATCCGATCCGCGCCAGCGTGCGCCCCGCCTTGAAGCAATTGCATCGCGCCGGCGTGCGCACGGTCATGATCACGGGGGACCAAAGCGCCACCGCCTTCGCCATCGCGCGCAATCTCGACCTCAATGACGGCGACGAACTGCGCGTTCTGGAAGCCGGACAGATCGCCAATATGCCTCCCGAGCTTCTCGAGGCGCTGGCGGCGCAACCGGATGTCTTCGCGCGCGTCAGTCCCGTAGACAAGCTCAACATCGTCAAAGCGCTCCAGGTCGGCGGCCGCATTGTCGCAATGACGGGAGATGGCGTGAACGACGGGCCGGCGCTTCGCGCGGCTGATGTCGGCATCGCCATGGGCGGCGAAGGCGCGGATGTCGCCCGCCAGGTCGCCGACATCGTCCTCGCGACCGACGACATGGACGGCATCGTCGAGGCAATAAAGCTCGGGCGCGCGACCTACGCCAATATTCGCAAGGTCCTGCGTTATCTCGTCTCGACCAACGCTTCCGAAACCATCGCCATGCTCGGCGCCGCGCTGGTCGACGCCAGGGCGCCGTTGACGCCGATGCAGCTGCTCTGGCTCAATCTGGCGACAGACGCCCTCCCCGCCCTCGCGCTCGGCCTCGAGCCGCCGGAAGCCGAGGTTCTCGACGAGCCGCCGCATGATCCGGGCGCGCCGATCATGGGCGCGAACGATTTCCGCCGCGTCCTGCGCGAAGGCGCCGTTATCGGAACCGCTGCGCTTCTCGGCTATTACAGCGCTGGCGGCTCGAAAGAGAATGCGCGCGCGAGCACGATCACTTTCCACGGGCTGACCTTCGCCCAATTGCTGCACGCCATCGCTTGCCGCTCCGAGACTCGGGGCCTCACGGCGGAAATCGGACGCCGCCCCAACCCCCTGCTCTATGGCGGCGTCGGCATGTCTTTGCTCTTCCAATGCGCGGCGCAGTTTCTACCGCCGACGCGGCGGCTCCTCCGGCTCGCGCCGCTTGGTCCGGGCGATCTCCTGCGCATCGGCGCGATCGCCCTCGGCAGCTCGCTCGCCAATGATTTTTTAGGCTATCTGGTCGAGCGCGGCGCGGCCCGCCGCACTGGCCGCCAGGAGGAAGAAAGCCATGTCGTCTGA
- the metK gene encoding methionine adenosyltransferase yields MSSDMIFTSQSVTPGHPDKLCDQISDAAVDALLREDETARAVVECALATGVLFLAARYAADAGVDLPSLARRIIMDAGYVSDGFDARNCSILTSLTELPLYTRESESPGDAPEAFARRVAHEQANVFGYACRDTTELMPAPISCAHKIAKALDAARRNGFTSLSPDAKTQVSVQYRDGRAIRVHSLSLTVALNDPSATEAQDRLRTLALDALAGSDVKPDGETRVIINAGEPLEIGGPGRHAGLTGRKNGIDSYGEIARMSGSALSGKDPSRIERAGAYAARYAAKNIVAAGLAERCEVHLAYAIGQAEPLSLSVETFNTGRFSDEAITKRLAAVLDFRPAAIVRRFSLRSRPKAAGASGFYLPLATYGHFGRGDLDLPWEATNLAEALRG; encoded by the coding sequence ATGTCGTCTGACATGATCTTCACATCCCAGTCGGTCACGCCTGGCCATCCCGACAAGCTATGCGACCAGATCAGCGACGCGGCCGTCGACGCCTTGCTGAGGGAGGACGAAACCGCGCGGGCGGTGGTGGAATGCGCTCTCGCCACCGGCGTCCTGTTTCTCGCCGCGCGATATGCGGCCGACGCCGGGGTCGACCTGCCCTCGCTCGCACGCAGAATCATCATGGACGCCGGCTATGTCTCCGACGGTTTCGACGCGCGCAACTGCTCGATCCTGACGAGCCTGACCGAGCTTCCGCTCTACACTCGCGAGTCCGAGTCTCCGGGAGACGCGCCCGAGGCGTTCGCGCGCAGGGTCGCGCATGAACAGGCCAATGTTTTCGGTTACGCCTGCCGGGACACGACGGAGCTCATGCCCGCCCCGATCAGCTGCGCGCACAAAATCGCAAAAGCTTTGGATGCGGCGCGCCGCAATGGCTTCACTTCCCTGTCGCCCGACGCGAAGACGCAGGTCTCTGTGCAATATCGGGACGGACGCGCGATCCGCGTGCATAGCCTGTCGCTCACCGTGGCGCTGAACGATCCGAGCGCAACGGAAGCGCAGGATCGGCTGCGCACATTGGCGCTCGACGCCCTGGCGGGCAGTGACGTCAAGCCGGACGGCGAAACGCGGGTCATCATCAACGCCGGCGAGCCTCTCGAGATTGGCGGGCCGGGGCGCCACGCCGGGCTGACGGGGCGCAAGAACGGCATCGATTCCTACGGAGAGATCGCACGCATGAGCGGTTCCGCGCTCTCCGGCAAAGACCCCTCCCGCATCGAGCGCGCCGGCGCCTATGCGGCGCGCTACGCCGCCAAAAACATCGTCGCCGCCGGATTGGCGGAGCGTTGCGAGGTCCATCTGGCCTACGCCATCGGACAGGCCGAGCCGCTGAGCCTGAGCGTCGAGACTTTCAATACCGGCAGGTTCAGCGACGAGGCGATCACCAAGCGCCTCGCCGCCGTCCTCGACTTCCGCCCCGCCGCCATCGTAAGGCGCTTTTCCCTGCGAAGCCGTCCCAAGGCCGCCGGCGCTTCCGGCTTTTACCTGCCGCTCGCGACCTATGGGCATTTCGGGCGCGGCGACCTCGACCTGCCCTGGGAGGCGACGAATCTTGCCGAGGCTTTGCGCGGTTAG
- a CDS encoding DUF5132 domain-containing protein, whose translation MKPWGFAFGVAAGAAAALLLGREGNRARPVAKAALKAAVLALHEARVQGAQLMEAAEDLFAEVKAEAASEIFTAATGEAKKAAGPMPEKAAEAAPQPASKGA comes from the coding sequence ATGAAGCCCTGGGGATTTGCATTTGGCGTGGCGGCCGGCGCCGCAGCGGCTCTCCTGCTTGGCCGCGAAGGAAATCGAGCGCGTCCTGTCGCCAAGGCTGCGCTAAAAGCCGCCGTTCTGGCATTGCACGAAGCCCGCGTGCAGGGCGCGCAACTCATGGAGGCGGCGGAGGACCTTTTCGCCGAGGTGAAGGCGGAGGCGGCCTCTGAAATTTTCACGGCCGCCACGGGGGAAGCCAAGAAGGCAGCCGGCCCAATGCCTGAGAAAGCCGCCGAGGCTGCGCCGCAGCCGGCTTCGAAAGGGGCATGA
- a CDS encoding Orn/Lys/Arg decarboxylase N-terminal domain-containing protein, whose product MDFSQRFTFLFSAPNFEADDLEGLRVNQIIAAIERMGFQVVRARRLEDAEIVVQTDAAIGCLVVDWGKRGIEGKTASLIDLMRKRGLDMPIVLLIRRKRFEDIPVEVLDFIDGYVFLAEETPEFIAKNLVSRLKQYADTLKTPFFGAIVDYAEEGNQLWTCPGHNGGIFYSRSPIGRIFMEHLGEAVFRDDLDNSVVELGDLLTHEGPALKAQKAAAEIFGAEKTYFVLNGTSTSNKVVLTNLVAEGDLVLFDRNNHKAAHHGALLLSGGVPIFLPTTRNALGLIGPIDHKAFDEETLRARIRDNPLVKEKDAWRKERPFRVAVIEQCTYDGTIYDAEWIVKKIGHLCDYILFDEAWAGFMKFHPLYERRFAMGLKNLTEASPGIVATQSTHKQLASFSQASQIHVRDRHIKGQRRRVEHKRFNEGFMQHASTSPFYPLFASLDVGAQMMKGRSGEVLWDDTVRLGIELRKKLRAVRREFEDKEKDPARRWFFDPFVPDKVSIPDAARETGAHQVGWEMVSTEQLSRNAAFWELAPGAGWHGFQDMAPGFAITDPCKLTLLTPGFDRSTGAYEDHGVPAPIVAQYLRENRIVPEKNDLNSLLFLLTPGVESSKAGTLVSALVAFKRLHDDNALLQDVIPEFVARRPGRYKGVRLRDLCGDMHRFFKEAGVSALQRAQFAHEHLPDMAMTPREAYLHLVRNKVDYLTLDEIEGRIATTLWVVYPPGIATIVPGERLDEKARPMLHYLKMFERSANQFPGFDYEIQGLYKETDAQGRLRLYTYVVSE is encoded by the coding sequence ATGGACTTTTCCCAGCGCTTCACTTTCCTCTTCTCCGCGCCCAATTTCGAGGCAGACGACCTCGAAGGCCTGCGCGTCAATCAGATCATCGCGGCCATCGAGCGCATGGGCTTTCAGGTCGTGCGGGCGCGGCGGCTGGAGGACGCCGAGATCGTCGTGCAGACGGACGCCGCGATCGGATGCCTTGTGGTCGACTGGGGCAAAAGGGGCATCGAAGGCAAGACCGCTTCGCTCATCGATCTGATGCGCAAGCGCGGCCTCGATATGCCGATCGTGCTGCTCATCCGCCGCAAGCGCTTCGAGGATATTCCGGTCGAGGTGCTCGACTTCATCGACGGCTATGTGTTCCTGGCGGAGGAGACGCCGGAGTTCATCGCCAAGAACCTCGTTTCGCGCCTCAAGCAATATGCCGACACGCTGAAGACGCCTTTCTTCGGCGCCATTGTCGATTACGCCGAAGAAGGCAATCAGCTCTGGACCTGCCCCGGCCATAATGGCGGCATTTTCTATAGCCGCAGCCCGATCGGCCGCATCTTCATGGAGCATCTCGGCGAAGCCGTCTTCCGCGACGATCTGGACAATTCCGTTGTCGAACTCGGCGACCTCCTCACCCACGAAGGCCCGGCGCTCAAAGCGCAGAAGGCGGCAGCCGAAATCTTCGGGGCGGAAAAGACCTATTTCGTGCTCAACGGCACGTCCACGTCGAACAAGGTCGTCCTCACCAATCTCGTGGCCGAAGGCGATCTCGTGCTCTTCGACCGCAACAATCACAAGGCCGCGCATCATGGCGCGTTGCTCTTGAGCGGCGGCGTGCCGATCTTTCTGCCGACGACGCGCAACGCCCTCGGCCTGATCGGCCCGATCGACCACAAAGCCTTCGACGAAGAGACGCTGCGCGCGCGCATTCGCGACAATCCGCTGGTCAAGGAAAAGGACGCCTGGCGCAAGGAGCGGCCCTTCCGCGTCGCGGTGATCGAGCAATGCACCTATGACGGCACCATCTACGACGCCGAATGGATCGTGAAGAAGATCGGCCATTTGTGCGACTATATCCTGTTCGACGAGGCCTGGGCGGGCTTCATGAAATTCCACCCGCTCTACGAGCGGCGCTTCGCCATGGGGCTCAAAAATCTCACCGAGGCCTCGCCCGGCATCGTCGCCACCCAATCGACGCATAAGCAGCTCGCGAGCTTTTCGCAGGCGTCGCAGATCCATGTGCGCGATCGGCATATCAAGGGGCAGAGGCGCCGGGTCGAGCACAAGCGCTTCAACGAAGGCTTCATGCAGCACGCCTCGACCTCGCCTTTCTATCCGCTGTTCGCTTCGCTCGACGTCGGTGCGCAGATGATGAAAGGCCGTTCCGGCGAAGTTCTGTGGGACGACACAGTGCGTCTCGGCATCGAGCTGCGCAAGAAGCTGCGCGCCGTGCGGCGCGAATTCGAGGACAAGGAGAAGGATCCGGCGCGGCGCTGGTTCTTCGATCCTTTCGTTCCCGATAAGGTCTCGATCCCCGACGCCGCGCGCGAAACCGGCGCGCATCAAGTCGGCTGGGAAATGGTCTCCACCGAACAACTCTCGCGCAACGCCGCCTTTTGGGAGCTTGCGCCGGGCGCGGGCTGGCATGGTTTCCAGGACATGGCGCCGGGCTTTGCAATCACTGACCCTTGCAAGCTCACCTTGCTCACGCCGGGCTTCGACCGCAGCACGGGCGCCTATGAGGATCACGGCGTCCCCGCCCCGATCGTCGCGCAATATTTGCGCGAGAACCGCATCGTGCCGGAGAAGAACGATCTCAACTCACTCCTCTTCCTGCTGACGCCGGGCGTCGAATCCAGCAAGGCGGGCACGCTCGTTTCGGCGCTCGTCGCCTTCAAACGGCTGCACGACGACAACGCGCTTCTACAGGACGTCATTCCCGAGTTCGTGGCGCGGCGGCCGGGCCGCTACAAAGGCGTGCGGCTGCGCGATCTCTGCGGCGATATGCATCGCTTCTTCAAGGAAGCCGGCGTCAGCGCTTTGCAGCGTGCGCAATTTGCGCACGAGCATTTGCCCGACATGGCGATGACGCCGCGCGAGGCCTATCTGCATCTCGTGCGCAACAAGGTCGATTATCTGACGCTCGATGAAATTGAAGGGCGCATTGCGACGACGCTCTGGGTCGTCTATCCGCCGGGTATCGCCACCATCGTTCCCGGCGAGCGGCTCGACGAAAAAGCGCGGCCCATGTTGCACTATCTGAAAATGTTCGAACGCAGCGCCAATCAGTTCCCGGGTTTCGACTATGAAATTCAGGGGCTCTATAAGGAGACCGACGCACAAGGCCGGCTGCGCCTCTACACTTATGTCGTGAGCGAATGA
- a CDS encoding GNAT family N-acetyltransferase → MTLESERTAIAEAGRSAIVVRPSRDDDVDAMLAIYLHHIRKGLDPSDAPLYETPQKDDLKRRRKNMGKHRLPHLVAELDGAVIGYAYAVPFRKRPAYRYVVKHSIYVDPSHLHRGVGRLLLPALIDACAAAGYRQLIGYIDAANEASLRLHKACGFVQAGYLSSVGFKYGRWTDSVIMQRSLGPGASLPPGVQR, encoded by the coding sequence ATGACCCTGGAGTCAGAGAGAACCGCCATTGCGGAAGCCGGGCGTTCCGCGATCGTCGTGAGACCCTCGCGCGACGACGACGTCGACGCGATGCTCGCGATCTATCTGCATCATATCCGCAAGGGGCTCGATCCGTCCGATGCGCCGCTTTACGAGACGCCGCAGAAAGACGACCTCAAGCGGCGTCGGAAGAATATGGGCAAGCACCGCCTGCCCCATCTTGTCGCGGAGCTGGACGGGGCCGTGATCGGCTACGCCTATGCCGTCCCGTTTCGGAAGCGGCCGGCCTATCGCTATGTCGTCAAGCACTCGATCTATGTCGATCCGAGCCATTTGCATCGGGGCGTTGGTCGCCTTTTGCTGCCGGCGCTGATCGACGCCTGCGCGGCGGCGGGCTACCGCCAGCTGATCGGCTATATCGACGCGGCGAACGAGGCCTCGCTGAGGCTCCACAAGGCCTGCGGCTTCGTGCAGGCGGGCTATCTCTCGTCGGTCGGCTTCAAATATGGCCGTTGGACGGACTCGGTGATCATGCAGCGCTCGCTCGGCCCCGGCGCGTCTTTGCCGCCAGGGGTACAGCGTTAG
- a CDS encoding tRNA nucleotidyltransferase has protein sequence MDSRSTPNSADFIQTHPGLGVLRMATLFAESQTDPDDEALGLMSAQVEAGALGGAEPSEIWPELVRGIMCPAPSKMFGALRECGALFQVLPEVAAIFGVPQLSDEPAQVDLGEHMLQALDEAALRNAPLPVRFALLVMNIGKSDSPREHLPVHYKHIERGRPRVEALCARFEAPEDCKELALLALAECERVHRVSKMRAGPVAAMLERLGAFSTSEQFHQLMTVCACDFCAHPGRSGQSYQKSALLDIAFEACAEVDNAADDQTMARAEAIARAFRSLRWSDEPA, from the coding sequence ATGGATTCCAGATCCACTCCGAATTCAGCTGATTTCATCCAGACCCATCCGGGGCTGGGCGTCTTGCGCATGGCGACGCTCTTTGCAGAATCGCAGACCGACCCGGATGACGAAGCGCTGGGGCTCATGTCCGCTCAGGTCGAGGCCGGCGCTTTGGGTGGCGCCGAGCCGTCCGAAATATGGCCGGAGCTGGTTCGCGGGATAATGTGCCCGGCGCCTTCCAAAATGTTCGGGGCTCTGCGCGAGTGCGGCGCCCTTTTTCAGGTCTTGCCGGAGGTCGCCGCGATTTTTGGCGTCCCGCAGCTTTCGGACGAGCCGGCTCAGGTCGATCTCGGCGAGCATATGTTGCAGGCGCTCGATGAGGCGGCCCTCAGGAATGCGCCATTGCCGGTGCGTTTCGCGCTGCTCGTGATGAATATCGGCAAGTCCGATTCCCCGCGCGAGCATCTTCCGGTCCATTACAAGCATATCGAGCGAGGGCGCCCGCGCGTCGAGGCGCTCTGTGCGCGCTTCGAGGCGCCTGAGGACTGCAAGGAGCTGGCGCTTCTGGCGCTGGCCGAATGCGAGCGCGTGCATCGCGTATCGAAAATGCGCGCCGGGCCCGTCGCGGCGATGCTCGAACGCCTGGGGGCCTTTAGCACATCGGAGCAGTTCCACCAGCTCATGACCGTCTGCGCTTGCGACTTCTGCGCCCATCCGGGCCGTTCGGGCCAGTCCTATCAAAAGTCGGCCCTGCTCGACATCGCGTTCGAAGCCTGCGCTGAAGTCGACAACGCCGCTGACGACCAAACGATGGCGCGCGCCGAGGCGATTGCGCGCGCGTTCCGCTCTCTACGCTGGTCCGACGAGCCCGCTTGA